In Aptenodytes patagonicus chromosome 12, bAptPat1.pri.cur, whole genome shotgun sequence, a genomic segment contains:
- the TXNDC15 gene encoding thioredoxin domain-containing protein 15: protein MWRLLLALAWLGRALPAGAVTEQSAGGQPRSPGGGSAQGGGEPVRYRTAEIADAMLGSDLPAQQAVVLSVVPGEARDGQAPAVAKGACDAAAGGDACGAGSSPAAPLGRAGGQGREQAVLETVLPAPAEESNSTDGAKAPKVNCEERNVTGVERFTPQILNVSQDLMEFLNPNSSDCTLVLFYTPWCRFSASLAPHFNSLPRAFPTLRFLALDASQHSSLSTRFGTVAVPNILLFQGAKPMARFNHTDRTLETLKDFIFNQTGIEAKSDVAVTEEDWEGPLPSVLTKGIDWLLLFSLLFLASFVMYATVRTESIRWLIPGQEHEHQE, encoded by the exons GCAGAGCGCcggcgggcagccccgctcccccggaGGCGGCTCCGCGCAGGGCGGCGGCGAGCCGGTGCGGTACCGAACGGCGGAGATAGCGGACGCGATGCTGGGCAGCGACCTCCCCGCGCAGCAGGCCGTGGTGCTCTCGGTGGTGCCGGGGGAGGCGAGGGACGGCCAGGCGCCCGCCGTCGCCAAGGGGGCTTGCGATGCGGCGGCCGGAGGGGATGCGTGCGGCGCGGGGAGCAGCCCTGCGGCTCCCCTCGGCCGGGCGGGCGGCCAGGGCCGGGAGCAGGCCGTGCTGGAGACGGTGCTGCCCGCCCCCGCCGAGGAGTCGAATAGCACCGACGGCGCCAAGGCTCCCAAAGTGAACTGCGAGGAAAGAAACGTCACTGGCGTCGAGCGCTTCACGCCGCAGATCCTGAACGTGTCTCAG GACCTGATGGAGTTCTTAAACCCAAACAGCAGTGACTGTACGTTAGTCTTGTTCTATACACCATGGTGCCGCTTTTCTGCCAGTCTGGCACCTCACTTTAATTCTTTACCTCGAGCGTTTCCAACTCTTCGCTTCCTGGCGCTGGACGCATCTCAGCACAGCAG TTTATCAACTAGATTTGGAACTGTGGCTGTACCCAATATCCTCCTTTTCCAAGGTGCTAAACCTATGGCTAGATTTAATCATACAGACAGAACGCTGGAAACACtgaaagacttcatttttaaTCAAACAG GTATAGAAGCTAAAAGCGATGTGGCTGTGACCGAGGAAGACTGGGAAGGCCCCCTGCCTAGTGTTCTGACAAAAGGCATAGACtggctgcttctgttttctttgctctttctggCTAGCTTTGTCATGTACGCTACCGTTCGAACGGAGAGCATTCGGTGGCTGATCCCGGGACAGGAGCACGAACATCAGGAATAA